gtagaatagttaagatttaaatgagttacatttaatttaattaattgaaataaatttttaaagttttataaatattgaatttaattgtaaagttaaaaaaatatttaaattgaattttaattaaaatatgtacaaattgcccgtcattttcattaataaaaatttatggaaaaagtcgtaacaaagtaaatatattggaaaatgtatttagaataaaaaaaaattttagtttaaataaaaatttttcatttacattgaaaagattaattaaaaattattaaaattttattataattaataaataaattattaataataaataaatataagaaaaaatattataaattattaaataaaattatattaaaaaaaaaaagttttagtaaaaaattttaaaataattattttaattttaatgataatgtaatgtaaatgaaaataaaaaaatttttaaaagtaattttagttaaatgtaccttttgtatcagggtttattaaaaaaaattattgataaataaatttctcgaaagaaaaagagttaaataaataaataaaatttaatataaaaaaattatttttaatatttatttagagaagaatattttaatcaatttttttgatatccaatttttttttttatataaatttaatttagatataaatttaaatatgtaaatttttattaaagtttaaaatagtttttatttacaataaatatattgatttatattaaaaatttatgggataatctataaattaattttaaaatttaaaaaatttattaatattatttataaaaattttataaaaatggttttaaaatttaaaattttttgaaaaaatttaataatttatttattatagcatagtttaattataattttaaaattaaaataaatttaataaattaaaaagatatttttattaatttaaattaaaaattaataatgataaaattagtattatttataaaatttatttttaaagatttgataataattaataatttatatttaattaaagaattaggcaaaataaatttatttaatatatttaaataaaattaagtccacctgtttaataaaaacatggtttttagaaaataattaaagatttgttctgctcaatgatgtgtattaaatagcCGCAGTAATTTGACTGTGCTAAGGTAGCATAatcatttgtcttttaattggaGGCTGGAATGAAGGAATGGATGagatttaagctttttaaattaaataataaaaatttaaattttgaataaaaatgttcaaataatattatgggaCGATAAGAccctatagaatttaatataatttttattaaaatacattagtttttaaatttagtataaaattatatttagttgggaggattaaaaaattttataaacttttttaattttatttaatagataatcatatatttatgaaaatatgaataagttttaaaaaaaattattgaaaaattaattaccttagggataacagcgtaatattttttttaagatcatattataaaaaatgattgagacctcgatgttgaattaaaataaaaattagatggaaaaatttaattatttagtctgttcgactattaaaattttacatgatttgagTTTAGATCGGCGTAAGCCAGATcggattttatctataattaaagtgtaaataaatttgtacgaaaggactttttatttgaaattttttttaaattaaagaataatattaattttataaaaattgtagattactttggcagaatagtgtaataaatttagaatttataaatatataaaaataatttatataagtaataattaaaaatatttattattatatagttttaaatttattaaatttattaattttattattaattttattgttagggattgcttttttaactttattagagcGGAAATTTTTAGGATATGTACAAATACGTAAAGGTCCTAATAAGGTCGGGTTAGTTGGTATTTTGCAACCTTTCAGcgatgctattaaattattaaataaagaattattttatgtttataaatctaattatcgattattttatttgactcctttaatgagatttgtaactatattatctatatgattattatatccgtttgctactaatttttattatttaaattattctattttattaataattatttttatatctattggcGGGTATTCCCCGAAATACCCGAGGGCTCAGAGGGGAAGGTTGTGCCTTCGTACCCAGGGCCATCGACATTCGGTGGCAAACCTACCATCACGGCCATTCAGGATGGTACGGCAGCGAGGGAGGCGTTGGAAAGGAGAtacctccaatttccaatGGCCAAAAAAACGAGCAAATGCTCTCACAACGCGAGGCATATATGCCACAGCTGCCGAGCGAGCGAGAAAAGGAGGAAACATACCGATACAGGTATAACTCCTGCTCCTAGTGACGAGGACTTGGCGTTCCTAGCGGGATCACGCGCCAGTAGCGTGGCGGGTGATCCTAACGAGTACGAAGCAGCATCGCACGCTGGGTCGTACTATGCTGGCTCGGAGGACGAGCAGTCGGACGTCAGCTCCGTCAAGAGAGGCAGAGGAAGGCCCATCACCACGGGTGAAAGGACAAGGGAGAAAAGGGAGGCAAGGGCCAGAGCGAGGGAAGAGGCCAGAGCGAGGGAAGAGGCCAGAGAGAGAGTGGACACGGATTGGGCCCTGGGTGCCTCAATGCCCGATGGACAGGCCTGGGAGAGATGCCGGAACAACCAGAGGGTGGCGAGGGAGATGTTCCTCCACTCTCCGACACCGGCTGTGGTGTCGGATACCATAGCAAACTGCGTGACCATTTTCAAGAGTCTGCAGGTCTCCAAGAACATCAAGGGCCCACTGGAAGGGGAGATGAAGAAGGTTGTGGCGTCCATCATGGCTGCCACAGCAGTCCTTCACGACAGAACTGTATCGTCCTCGCCGAGCAACGCTGAAGCGGAGGAACTTCGGCACCAATTGGAGCTCCTCAAAgccgagaaagaaaaggagacgaGCGAGCTCAAAAAGCAGATGGCAGAACTCGCCGATCAGGTAAAAGTGCTGACGAACCAGCTCAGTACTCGCCTGATCGAAGAGGGAAGCATcacaaaaagtgaaaaggaGAAGGGGGGCAGGAACCTGAGAGGACGGAACCGCATTGAATCTGACAGGGATTCAGATTCCGACAGCGGGGAGTGGCATTCTCTCAGGCTGAGGACGCCCCAAAATGTCTCCCCAAAGAAGACCGCCTTGAGGAGGGGCGGACTATCTCCGGCATGCGTGTCCCCGGGCCTGGCTGGTGACCCCTGCATGGAGGTAGAACCGCAGGCCGCGAGCGTAACGGAGGCACAGGGGCCCCTCTTGAGTGGATCCCCTCGACCCCTCCCACCGGTAACTCGCCCTACAGTCCAGGGCGACTTTGCAATCCTGTACGAAGCCCTCAATCAGCACCTACAAATAGGCGTTGACTTGAGGGAGAGGATGCTGCGATTCTTTGAAGCAACAAACGGACAGGGGGAGGCGGTCCAATCTGCTCCCCTGAACGCACATACTCAGCCGCCAATGGGGAAGGAGACCGAGGCTGAGATCCCCTCGCCAACTCAGCCCAAGACGCAAAGAATGGTTCCTAAAAGCAGCCAAAAGGAAAAAGCGGCCaagaagggaaagaagaagggAGAAAGCCAGGTTTGTGCTCACTCCAAAATCTCTCCCCCCCCTTCTCTGCCGGTACCCGCTGCCGATGAGAGAATACCTGGAAAGAAATCTCGCCAGGATGCGGAACCCTCTGGGGCTCCACCCTCTGGCGGAGGACCATTAAGCCCGGGGCCCTTCGACAAGAAATCGACAGACCCCGGGACATATGACCCCTCTCCGACCACGGAAACTCCGTGGAGCGTGGTGGTCGGACGTaagggaaagaagaaagtaggacagactcccctcccctccagaACTGTACCCGTTGTTGCGGCCCAGTCACCGCCCAGTGAACAGGGTAAGCAGAAGCGGGGTAGGTAGCGGGGGGAGAGAAACCCGGTAAAATGAAGGTTCCCAAAACCTCGGCGGTCATGATAACCTGCCCAGAAGAGAAATATGGCGAGAACATGGCCGCCATCAGAAAGGAGGTAAAACTAGATTAATTGGGTATCAAGGAAGGAAGCCTCAAGATAAGGAAAGATCTCACCGGTGCCTTAATCCTTGAGATTTTCGGTGAGGACAAGGCACGCAAGGCGGGACAACTCGCCGAACGTGTTAGAGAGGTGACTGGGGACAACGAAGGGGTGCGAGTCAAGTGCCCCCAAAAAATGGCCGACCTCCGCATTCGGGGGCTGGAAGACTCCATTACCCAAGCGGAGATTGTTGCCGCAATCTCCGGGGAGGGTAAGTGCGGGTTCTCGGACGTCAAAGTGGGAGCGTTCGTGAAGGCCCCCCGCACCGGCCTCAATACGGTGTTGGTGCAGTGTCCAATAGACGCGGCCAACAAATTGACACAGATGGGAAAGGTACCGATATCGTGGTACAAATTACCCATCGAGCTGTTGCCGCGGCTCCCCCTTCGATGCTTTAAGTGCATGGAGGAGGGGCATGTGCAGCAACAGTGCGGCAGCGACCGATCCTGTGCCAACATGTGTTTCCGCTGCGGCAAGGAGGGCCACAAGGCCAATTCCTGCTCCGAGCAGAAAGTGCACTGCGCACTCTGTGTTGACTTCGGGGCACCCGCGGGGCACAGGATGGGGGGCATGAATTGTCACCCCCCGAAAAAACTCAACAGAAAGAAGGCCAAATTGATTCCTCCCTCCAAAAAACCCACCCCGTCGGTAGGAGGGGAGAAGGGGGGAATCGAAAACAAGAGCCCAATTCCGTCCCTGATGGAGGTCGTTGTGGGAGAAATCCCACAAGCGAACCAAACGGCTTCAGCCGAGTCTGCGCCCGCGCCGATGGACACATCGGAGTGTCGCAAGCGGCGCGCGGACTCGGTCAGGGAAGGAAACGAGAAGGGTGCGGGGGGCAAAGAGCTCTGCTCCGACTCCCCCAAGCCCCAAAGGAAGCCACGCTTAGACCCTAAGCGTGGTAACGTGAAAGGAGACACCCTTACCCCGGGCGAAATTGAGCCCGTGGGTAATGCGCCATCGAACGCGGATGGAGCCCCCCTTCCACAGCCACGTGGTGCGGGGTCTGAATCGACGGAGGCCCTCTCTACCGACATCAATGAGGGCCTGTAAATTCATACAGGCAAACATTAACCACGCTCGGCGGGCGCAGGACTTACTCCTGCAGACTATCGCCGAGCGTGGTATAGGACTGGCGATCGTGTCGGAGCCGTACCGATCCCCATCAAACCATCCTAATTGGAGGGTGGACGGCTCTGGCACGGTCGCAATCATACGAGGATCGAACAGCCACAACCCCCCCTGTTCCTTACTCAAGTCAGGAAGGGGGTATGTGGCGGTGAAATGGGGATCCATCGCGGTGGTGGCGTGTTACGCACCGCCTAGTTGGGGCCTCTCCCAATTTGAGCTGTATCTGGGGGAGTTGGAGCACTGCATACGCAGCATACTCCCccaggaggtggtggtggccgGTGACTTTAACGCCAGAGCGCAAGCCTGGGGAGACCGGCTTACCACCCCCAAGGGAGAGGTCCTACTGGACTGGATAGGGGCTCTCGGGCTATGCCTACTAAACACCGGCAACGAGCCCACGTGCGACCGGCTACTGCGGGGGGCGTCTATAGTGGATCTCACTATGATAACCCCCTCCGCGGCACGCCTAAATTGTTCATGGGGGGTGGTCGACCAAGAGACTCTATCGGACCACCGATATATAGAGTTCGGTTGCACCACCCTTCAGCCCGGAAGCCCGACCGGCGGTGCGCCACCGCCGCGATGGAACCTTAAAAAGttagacccggataggttGACGGCGGCCGTCCAGGCCACCCTTTGGCAACACCATCCGCCAGAGGAAGGAGTGGGCAGCCTGGTGGAGGATGTCGCGCGCCTGGTAGACTCGATCACACAGGCGTGCGACTTCTCCATGCCCAAAAGCAGGCCCCACTTGCGCCGGGCTGCGTACTAGTGGACGGAGGAAATCGCGTCTCTTCGCCGCTCCTCCGTCGCGGCAAGGAGACTCCTCAAACGCGCCCAGCGCCGTGGCGACGAGGCCTGGACAACCGAGGCACTCAGCGACTACCGGTCCGCTCGAGTGGCGCTGAGTGTCGCCATTCGCTCCTCCAGGACGAGATCGTGGGACGAGCTCATCGCGTTTCTTGACGCCGACCCGTGGGGGCGCCCATACAAGATAGTGACGAACAAACTACGTCACTGGGCGCCTCCCGTGACGGAAACCCTCCCCTCGAAATCTCTGAACCAAATAGTCGGGACTCTGTTCCCGACTAAACCCAATCCTCGAGGTCTCGATTGAGGCAGCGCGAACACCGGCGCTGCCGAGGCCTGGTCCAGGGATCTCGAAATCACTGAGGAGGAGTTGAGGAATGCCGTCCGGGGGGTCAAGAATAACAAGGCCGTTGGCCCAAACGGCATCCCAGGGCGCGTCTGGAAGCTCGCCTTGAAGGAGccaaacctatccgggtggctACGAGGCATCTTTAATAGATGCCTCGCGGAGGAGAAATTCCCCCCAATGTGGGGAAGAGCCAAGTTGGTTCTTCTCCACAAGGGCGGTAAGAAGGAGGATGACCCGTCATCGTACCGGCCAATttgcctgctggacgaggtcggCAAAATATACGAAAGGATTCTCGTTCGCCGAATGGTCCAGCATCTGGCGCGCAATGAGGTCCCTTCCCTTCACGAAGAACAATACGGTTTCCGTGAGGGCAGGTCCACGGTGGACGCCGTACTGCGCGTCAAGGTTCTCACGGAGTCAGCTGTGGAACGCGGGAGGGTGGCGTTGGCCGTCGCTTTGGACGTGTCCAACGCCTTCAATACCCTTCCGTGGAAGGCAATCA
This Anoplolepis gracilipes chromosome 12, ASM4749672v1, whole genome shotgun sequence DNA region includes the following protein-coding sequences:
- the LOC140671985 gene encoding uncharacterized protein, whose protein sequence is MKVPKTSAVMITCPEEKYGENMAAIRKEIFGEDKARKAGQLAERVREVTGDNEGVRVKCPQKMADLRIRGLEDSITQAEIVAAISGEGKCGFSDVKVGAFVKAPRTGLNTVLVQCPIDAANKLTQMGKVPISWYKLPIELLPRLPLRCFKCMEEGHVQQQCGSDRSCANMCFRCGKEGHKANSCSEQKVHCALCVDFGAPAGHRMGGMNCHPPKKLNRKKAKLIPPSKKPTPSVGGEKGGIENKSPIPSLMEVVVGEIPQANQTASAESAPAPMDTSECRKRRADSVREGNEKGAGGKELCSDSPKPQRKPRLDPKRGNVKGDTLTPGEIEPDLLLQTIAERGIGLAIVSEPYRSPSNHPNWRVDGSGTVAIIRGSNSHNPPCSLLKSGRGYVAVKWGSIAVVACYAPPSWGLSQFELYLGELEHCIRSILPQEVVVAGDFNARAQAWGDRLTTPKGEVLLDWIGALGLCLLNTGNEPTCDRLLRGASIVDLTMITPSAARLNCSWGVVDQETLSDHRYIEFGCTTLQPGSPTGGAPPPRWNLKKLDPDRLTAAVQATLWQHHPPEEGVGSLVEDVARLVDSITQACDFSMPKSRPHLRRAAY